In one window of Musa acuminata AAA Group cultivar baxijiao chromosome BXJ3-2, Cavendish_Baxijiao_AAA, whole genome shotgun sequence DNA:
- the LOC135631084 gene encoding rho GTPase-activating protein 1-like: MEIGWPTDVRHVTHVTFDRFHGFLGLPVELEPEVPRRAPSASANVFGVSTKSMQCSYDSRGNSVPTILLLMQRRLYELGGLRTEGVFRITAENSQEEYVREQLNSGILPEKIDVHCLAGLIKAWFRELPTGVLDSLPPEQVMQCRTEEDCAKLAGLLPPTEAALLDWAIHLMADVVQEEQQNKMNAYNVATVFAPNMTQMADPLTALMYAVQVMNFLRMLILKSLKERQQSTISDNEALKELSVAEEATADESAAAASHAAHVNSGSKTGRSSNQNH, encoded by the exons ATGGAGATCGGGTGGCCCACCGACGTGCGGCACGTCACCCACGTCACCTTCGACCGGTTTCACGGATTCCTCGGCCTCCCCGTCGAGCTCGAGCCGGAGGTTCCCCGCAGAGCTCCCAGCGCCAG TGCAAACGTGTTCGGCGTTTCTACTAAATCGATGCAGTGTTCCTATGACTCGAGAGGGAACAGTGTTCCCACCATTCTCCTGCTGATGCAGAGACGACTGTATGAGCTTGGGGGTCTTCGG ACAGAAGGTGTTTTCAGGATCACTGCGGAGAATAGCCAAGAAGAGTATGTGAGAGAGCAGCTAAACAGTGGAATTTTGCCTGAGAAGATCGATGTGCATTGCCTTGCAGGTTTGATCAAG GCATGGTTTAGAGAACTTCCTACAGGGGTGTTGGACTCTCTTCCACCCGAGCAGGTGATGCAGTGCCGCACAGAGGAAGACTGCGCTAAGCTTGCAGGGCTCCTTCCACCAACCGAGGCTGCTCTGCTGGATTGGGCCATCCATTTGATGGCTGATGTTGTCCAAGAAGAGCAGCAGAACAAGATGAATGCATACAATGTTGCTACAGTCTTTGCTCCAAACATGACTCAG ATGGCAGATCCCTTGACTGCACTTATGTATGCAGTGCAAGTGATGAACTTCCTCAGGATGCTGATCCTGAAATCTTTGAAGGAGAGACAGCAATCCACCATTTCAGACAATGAGGCACTGAAGGAGCTTTCTGTTGCTGAAGAAGCTACTGCAGATGAGtcagctgctgctgcttctcatGCAGCTCATGTTAATTCTGGTAGCAAGACTGGCAGATCCAGCAATCAAAACCATTGA
- the LOC135632000 gene encoding two-component response regulator-like PRR95 isoform X2: MEAGARGDEGEMTGVAPGDGGGPERGSTAAAGPSSERQVIRWERFLPRRSLRVLLVEHDDSTRHIVAALLRKCSYHVAAVADGLKAWAVLKLKCYKFDLVLTEVEMPSLSGIGLLSKIMAAEECKNIPVIMMSSQDSIGVVLKCMLKGAVDFLVKPVRKNELRNLWQHVWRRHCSNNATNASDNNAASNHVSVNAGDGSKTGENSDEDDAQSSGSKPEAQSKSVQKHIEILQSVEENRESEPKAEQLNDGTIIVANQLKNYKGHEARDKTSGPTVQVNHSVQSTILAEQREDKNYWYNRSVCKEQKQVCVRLQKDEDFDPKPYHQPDATNESFQNMIEFIEPTTSRRCVPAAMERVSSMEDIPCEASTCSHGKCISDFGSSQLLELSLRRPQLDGCVNLEFKEKHVLNHSNASAFSSDKKMQHSSQKPVLTSLCIGTKESVEETQQRANLYNSSFSETCHALSSKEMLTSDRSKAIEAAIYFQISSDSNKEDGGILSSHPIHDDASHPQYNFLSLPVPVGAIPYQRLSTRFGATVQPLFLHPNNSTSSEKRMVQDSSVQYIHHESQIMNNTQQLEYHGHEDYHQFSYSRHHAETELGGPGDSSCIPSEQAIQSASSSLDIYNDRGTNDCDKTTEAPASTFNAIESGNESGVQNSGRKGLDCHLSPREAALIKFRLKRKDRCFEKKVRYQSRQKLAEQRPRVKGQFVRQKVIDSTTAAEAED; the protein is encoded by the exons ATGGAGGCCGGCGCAAGGGGGGACGAAGGGGAGATGACGGGGGTCGCGCCGGGAGACGGCGGAGGACCGGAGAGGGGGAGCACTGCAGCCGCCGGCCCCAGTTCCGAGCGGCAGGTGATCCGGTGGGAGCGGTTCCTGCCCCGGAGATCCCTTCGGGTCCTCCTCGTCGAGCACGATGACTCCACCCGGCACATCGTCGCCGCCCTGCTCCGCAAATGCAGCTACCACG TTGCGGCCGTCGCGGATGGGCTCAAGGCGTGGGCGGTCTTGAAGTTGAAGTGCTACAAGTTCGATCTTGTGCTCACCGAGGTGGAGATGCCTTCGCTGTCCGGGATTGGGCTCCTCTCCAAGATCATGGCTGCCGAGGAGTGCAAGAACATTCCAGTGATCA TGATGTCTTCTCAAGATTCCATTGGTGTAGTGCTCAAATGCATGCTAAAGGGTGCTGTAGATTTTCTGGTGAAACCAGTGAGGAAGAATGAGCTACGGAACTTATGGCAGCATGTTTGGAGGAGACATTGT TCAAATAATGCTACAAATGCCTCCGACAATAATGCTGCTAGCAATCATGTGAGTGTCAATGCTGGTGATGGATCCAAGACAGGGGAAAACAGTGATGAGGATGATGCTCAG AGTTCTGGCAGTAAGCCAGAGGCTCAGAGCAAAAGTGTGCAAAAGCATATAGAAATTCTTCAATCTGTGGAGGAGAACAGGGAATCTGAACCAAAAGCAGAGCAGCTCAATGATGGTACAATAATAGTGGCAAATCAATTGAAGAACTATAAAGGTCATGAAGCCAGAG ATAAGACTTCTGGACCTACAGTCCAAGTAAATCATTCAGTTCAAAGTACTATCTTAGCTGAGCAAAGGGAGGATAAGAATTATTGGTATAATAGATCCGTATGTAAGGAGCAAAAACAGGTGTGTGTGAGGTTGCAGAAGGATGAGGACTTTGATCCTAAACCATATCATCAGCCTGatgctacaaatgaatctttccaGAACATGATAGAGTTTATTGAGCCAACAACTAGCAGAAGATGTGTTCCTGCAGCTATGGAAAGGGTTTCTTCTATGGAAGATATACCATGTGAAGCTTCAACATGCTCTCATGGAAAATGTATATCTGACTTTGGTTCTTCCCAGCTACTTGAACTTTCCTTGAGAAGACCACAACTTGATGGCTGTGTGAATCTGGAGTTCAAAGAAAAGCATGTACTGAACCATTCTAATGCCTCTGCTTTTTCAAG TGATAAGAAGATGCAGCATTCTTCTCAAAAGCCAGTTTTAACTTCTTTATGCATTGGCACCAAGGAATCTGTTGAAGAAACCCAGCAACGTGCCAACCTATATAATAGCTCTTTTAGTGAAACATGTCATGCCCTATCTTCTAAAGAAATGCTGACATCTGATCGGAGTAAAGCAATTGAAGCTGccatttattttcaaatttctTCTGATAGCAACAAGGAGGATGGTGGCATTTTATCTTCTCATCCGATACATGATGATGCTTCACACCCTCAATATAACTTTTTGTCATTGCCAGTACCTGTTGGAGCAATTCCTTACCAGAGGTTGTCAACCAGATTTGGTGCTACTGTGCAACCACTGTTCTTACATCCAAACAATTCAACTTCCTCAGAGAAAAGAATGGTTCAGGATAGTTCTGTACAATATATTCACCACGAAAGTCAGATTATGAATAATACTCAGCAACTTGAATATCACGGCCATGAAGATTATCATCAATTCAGCTACTCTAGACATCATGCTGAGACAGAATTAGGGGGTCCAGGAGATTCCTCATGCATTCCCTCCGAACAAGCCATTCAAAGTGCCAGCTCTAGCCTAGATATTTACAACGATCGTGGAACAAATGATTGCGACAAAACAACAGAAGCTCCTGCAAGCACCTTTAATGCTATAGAAAGTGGAAATGAGAGTGGTGTCCAGAACTCTGGCAGGAAAGGTTTGGATTGTCATCTTTCTCCCCGAGAAGCTGCATTAATAAAATTCCGTTTAAAAAGAAAAGACCGATGCTTTGAGAAAAAG GTTAGGTACCAAAGTAGGCAAAAGCTAGCAGAGCAGCGACCAAGAGTGAAAGGGCAATTTGTGCGTCAAAAAGTCATTGACTCGACAACTGCAGCAGAAGCAGAAGACTAA
- the LOC135632000 gene encoding two-component response regulator-like APRR3 isoform X3 has product MEAGARGDEGEMTGVAPGDGGGPERGSTAAAGPSSERQVIRWERFLPRRSLRVLLVEHDDSTRHIVAALLRKCSYHVAAVADGLKAWAVLKLKCYKFDLVLTEVEMPSLSGIGLLSKIMAAEECKNIPVIMMSSQDSIGVVLKCMLKGAVDFLVKPVRKNELRNLWQHVWRRHCSNNATNASDNNAASNHVSVNAGDGSKTGENSDEDDAQSSGSKPEAQSKSVQKHIEILQSVEENRESEPKAEQLNDGTIIVANQLKNYKDKTSGPTVQVNHSVQSTILAEQREDKNYWYNRSVCKEQKQVCVRLQKDEDFDPKPYHQPDATNESFQNMIEFIEPTTSRRCVPAAMERVSSMEDIPCEASTCSHGKCISDFGSSQLLELSLRRPQLDGCVNLEFKEKHVLNHSNASAFSRYSDKKMQHSSQKPVLTSLCIGTKESVEETQQRANLYNSSFSETCHALSSKEMLTSDRSKAIEAAIYFQISSDSNKEDGGILSSHPIHDDASHPQYNFLSLPVPVGAIPYQRLSTRFGATVQPLFLHPNNSTSSEKRMVQDSSVQYIHHESQIMNNTQQLEYHGHEDYHQFSYSRHHAETELGGPGDSSCIPSEQAIQSASSSLDIYNDRGTNDCDKTTEAPASTFNAIESGNESGVQNSGRKGLDCHLSPREAALIKFRLKRKDRCFEKKVRYQSRQKLAEQRPRVKGQFVRQKVIDSTTAAEAED; this is encoded by the exons ATGGAGGCCGGCGCAAGGGGGGACGAAGGGGAGATGACGGGGGTCGCGCCGGGAGACGGCGGAGGACCGGAGAGGGGGAGCACTGCAGCCGCCGGCCCCAGTTCCGAGCGGCAGGTGATCCGGTGGGAGCGGTTCCTGCCCCGGAGATCCCTTCGGGTCCTCCTCGTCGAGCACGATGACTCCACCCGGCACATCGTCGCCGCCCTGCTCCGCAAATGCAGCTACCACG TTGCGGCCGTCGCGGATGGGCTCAAGGCGTGGGCGGTCTTGAAGTTGAAGTGCTACAAGTTCGATCTTGTGCTCACCGAGGTGGAGATGCCTTCGCTGTCCGGGATTGGGCTCCTCTCCAAGATCATGGCTGCCGAGGAGTGCAAGAACATTCCAGTGATCA TGATGTCTTCTCAAGATTCCATTGGTGTAGTGCTCAAATGCATGCTAAAGGGTGCTGTAGATTTTCTGGTGAAACCAGTGAGGAAGAATGAGCTACGGAACTTATGGCAGCATGTTTGGAGGAGACATTGT TCAAATAATGCTACAAATGCCTCCGACAATAATGCTGCTAGCAATCATGTGAGTGTCAATGCTGGTGATGGATCCAAGACAGGGGAAAACAGTGATGAGGATGATGCTCAG AGTTCTGGCAGTAAGCCAGAGGCTCAGAGCAAAAGTGTGCAAAAGCATATAGAAATTCTTCAATCTGTGGAGGAGAACAGGGAATCTGAACCAAAAGCAGAGCAGCTCAATGATGGTACAATAATAGTGGCAAATCAATTGAAGAACTATAAAG ATAAGACTTCTGGACCTACAGTCCAAGTAAATCATTCAGTTCAAAGTACTATCTTAGCTGAGCAAAGGGAGGATAAGAATTATTGGTATAATAGATCCGTATGTAAGGAGCAAAAACAGGTGTGTGTGAGGTTGCAGAAGGATGAGGACTTTGATCCTAAACCATATCATCAGCCTGatgctacaaatgaatctttccaGAACATGATAGAGTTTATTGAGCCAACAACTAGCAGAAGATGTGTTCCTGCAGCTATGGAAAGGGTTTCTTCTATGGAAGATATACCATGTGAAGCTTCAACATGCTCTCATGGAAAATGTATATCTGACTTTGGTTCTTCCCAGCTACTTGAACTTTCCTTGAGAAGACCACAACTTGATGGCTGTGTGAATCTGGAGTTCAAAGAAAAGCATGTACTGAACCATTCTAATGCCTCTGCTTTTTCAAG GTACAGTGATAAGAAGATGCAGCATTCTTCTCAAAAGCCAGTTTTAACTTCTTTATGCATTGGCACCAAGGAATCTGTTGAAGAAACCCAGCAACGTGCCAACCTATATAATAGCTCTTTTAGTGAAACATGTCATGCCCTATCTTCTAAAGAAATGCTGACATCTGATCGGAGTAAAGCAATTGAAGCTGccatttattttcaaatttctTCTGATAGCAACAAGGAGGATGGTGGCATTTTATCTTCTCATCCGATACATGATGATGCTTCACACCCTCAATATAACTTTTTGTCATTGCCAGTACCTGTTGGAGCAATTCCTTACCAGAGGTTGTCAACCAGATTTGGTGCTACTGTGCAACCACTGTTCTTACATCCAAACAATTCAACTTCCTCAGAGAAAAGAATGGTTCAGGATAGTTCTGTACAATATATTCACCACGAAAGTCAGATTATGAATAATACTCAGCAACTTGAATATCACGGCCATGAAGATTATCATCAATTCAGCTACTCTAGACATCATGCTGAGACAGAATTAGGGGGTCCAGGAGATTCCTCATGCATTCCCTCCGAACAAGCCATTCAAAGTGCCAGCTCTAGCCTAGATATTTACAACGATCGTGGAACAAATGATTGCGACAAAACAACAGAAGCTCCTGCAAGCACCTTTAATGCTATAGAAAGTGGAAATGAGAGTGGTGTCCAGAACTCTGGCAGGAAAGGTTTGGATTGTCATCTTTCTCCCCGAGAAGCTGCATTAATAAAATTCCGTTTAAAAAGAAAAGACCGATGCTTTGAGAAAAAG GTTAGGTACCAAAGTAGGCAAAAGCTAGCAGAGCAGCGACCAAGAGTGAAAGGGCAATTTGTGCGTCAAAAAGTCATTGACTCGACAACTGCAGCAGAAGCAGAAGACTAA
- the LOC135632000 gene encoding two-component response regulator-like PRR95 isoform X1 has protein sequence MEAGARGDEGEMTGVAPGDGGGPERGSTAAAGPSSERQVIRWERFLPRRSLRVLLVEHDDSTRHIVAALLRKCSYHVAAVADGLKAWAVLKLKCYKFDLVLTEVEMPSLSGIGLLSKIMAAEECKNIPVIMMSSQDSIGVVLKCMLKGAVDFLVKPVRKNELRNLWQHVWRRHCSNNATNASDNNAASNHVSVNAGDGSKTGENSDEDDAQSSGSKPEAQSKSVQKHIEILQSVEENRESEPKAEQLNDGTIIVANQLKNYKGHEARDKTSGPTVQVNHSVQSTILAEQREDKNYWYNRSVCKEQKQVCVRLQKDEDFDPKPYHQPDATNESFQNMIEFIEPTTSRRCVPAAMERVSSMEDIPCEASTCSHGKCISDFGSSQLLELSLRRPQLDGCVNLEFKEKHVLNHSNASAFSRYSDKKMQHSSQKPVLTSLCIGTKESVEETQQRANLYNSSFSETCHALSSKEMLTSDRSKAIEAAIYFQISSDSNKEDGGILSSHPIHDDASHPQYNFLSLPVPVGAIPYQRLSTRFGATVQPLFLHPNNSTSSEKRMVQDSSVQYIHHESQIMNNTQQLEYHGHEDYHQFSYSRHHAETELGGPGDSSCIPSEQAIQSASSSLDIYNDRGTNDCDKTTEAPASTFNAIESGNESGVQNSGRKGLDCHLSPREAALIKFRLKRKDRCFEKKVRYQSRQKLAEQRPRVKGQFVRQKVIDSTTAAEAED, from the exons ATGGAGGCCGGCGCAAGGGGGGACGAAGGGGAGATGACGGGGGTCGCGCCGGGAGACGGCGGAGGACCGGAGAGGGGGAGCACTGCAGCCGCCGGCCCCAGTTCCGAGCGGCAGGTGATCCGGTGGGAGCGGTTCCTGCCCCGGAGATCCCTTCGGGTCCTCCTCGTCGAGCACGATGACTCCACCCGGCACATCGTCGCCGCCCTGCTCCGCAAATGCAGCTACCACG TTGCGGCCGTCGCGGATGGGCTCAAGGCGTGGGCGGTCTTGAAGTTGAAGTGCTACAAGTTCGATCTTGTGCTCACCGAGGTGGAGATGCCTTCGCTGTCCGGGATTGGGCTCCTCTCCAAGATCATGGCTGCCGAGGAGTGCAAGAACATTCCAGTGATCA TGATGTCTTCTCAAGATTCCATTGGTGTAGTGCTCAAATGCATGCTAAAGGGTGCTGTAGATTTTCTGGTGAAACCAGTGAGGAAGAATGAGCTACGGAACTTATGGCAGCATGTTTGGAGGAGACATTGT TCAAATAATGCTACAAATGCCTCCGACAATAATGCTGCTAGCAATCATGTGAGTGTCAATGCTGGTGATGGATCCAAGACAGGGGAAAACAGTGATGAGGATGATGCTCAG AGTTCTGGCAGTAAGCCAGAGGCTCAGAGCAAAAGTGTGCAAAAGCATATAGAAATTCTTCAATCTGTGGAGGAGAACAGGGAATCTGAACCAAAAGCAGAGCAGCTCAATGATGGTACAATAATAGTGGCAAATCAATTGAAGAACTATAAAGGTCATGAAGCCAGAG ATAAGACTTCTGGACCTACAGTCCAAGTAAATCATTCAGTTCAAAGTACTATCTTAGCTGAGCAAAGGGAGGATAAGAATTATTGGTATAATAGATCCGTATGTAAGGAGCAAAAACAGGTGTGTGTGAGGTTGCAGAAGGATGAGGACTTTGATCCTAAACCATATCATCAGCCTGatgctacaaatgaatctttccaGAACATGATAGAGTTTATTGAGCCAACAACTAGCAGAAGATGTGTTCCTGCAGCTATGGAAAGGGTTTCTTCTATGGAAGATATACCATGTGAAGCTTCAACATGCTCTCATGGAAAATGTATATCTGACTTTGGTTCTTCCCAGCTACTTGAACTTTCCTTGAGAAGACCACAACTTGATGGCTGTGTGAATCTGGAGTTCAAAGAAAAGCATGTACTGAACCATTCTAATGCCTCTGCTTTTTCAAG GTACAGTGATAAGAAGATGCAGCATTCTTCTCAAAAGCCAGTTTTAACTTCTTTATGCATTGGCACCAAGGAATCTGTTGAAGAAACCCAGCAACGTGCCAACCTATATAATAGCTCTTTTAGTGAAACATGTCATGCCCTATCTTCTAAAGAAATGCTGACATCTGATCGGAGTAAAGCAATTGAAGCTGccatttattttcaaatttctTCTGATAGCAACAAGGAGGATGGTGGCATTTTATCTTCTCATCCGATACATGATGATGCTTCACACCCTCAATATAACTTTTTGTCATTGCCAGTACCTGTTGGAGCAATTCCTTACCAGAGGTTGTCAACCAGATTTGGTGCTACTGTGCAACCACTGTTCTTACATCCAAACAATTCAACTTCCTCAGAGAAAAGAATGGTTCAGGATAGTTCTGTACAATATATTCACCACGAAAGTCAGATTATGAATAATACTCAGCAACTTGAATATCACGGCCATGAAGATTATCATCAATTCAGCTACTCTAGACATCATGCTGAGACAGAATTAGGGGGTCCAGGAGATTCCTCATGCATTCCCTCCGAACAAGCCATTCAAAGTGCCAGCTCTAGCCTAGATATTTACAACGATCGTGGAACAAATGATTGCGACAAAACAACAGAAGCTCCTGCAAGCACCTTTAATGCTATAGAAAGTGGAAATGAGAGTGGTGTCCAGAACTCTGGCAGGAAAGGTTTGGATTGTCATCTTTCTCCCCGAGAAGCTGCATTAATAAAATTCCGTTTAAAAAGAAAAGACCGATGCTTTGAGAAAAAG GTTAGGTACCAAAGTAGGCAAAAGCTAGCAGAGCAGCGACCAAGAGTGAAAGGGCAATTTGTGCGTCAAAAAGTCATTGACTCGACAACTGCAGCAGAAGCAGAAGACTAA
- the LOC135632001 gene encoding uncharacterized protein LOC135632001 — translation MAEFAPNLDDGEMWLPSEIIADLGLRRLHHSNAAAAARVRGAYHHTFDVEGLASQLAALSPLDRVQRLPAAKLPPVLPPHYEGLKPVGPAVRFELEERELGTGLGRPVYGMGFGACSRPGVTRPGPTQAAQAQACGPETVEAFGRAPQRPLRPIQSRLGTVRPGGQGRESGGGTGVFLPRVINNNEARKKHHNATGGEQQKQQPTRSTAMWKLERPFQPTSEMRLPQEWTY, via the exons ATGGCAGAGTTTGCGCCGAACCTGGACGACGGCGAGATGTGGCTGCCGTCGGAGATAATCGCCGACCTCGGTCTCCGCCGCTTGCACCATTccaacgccgccgccgccgcccgagTCCGCGGCGCATACCACCACACCTTCGACGTCGAGGGCCTCGCGAGCCAGCTCGCGGCACTTAGCCCGCTCGACCGCGTCCAGCGCCTCCCCGCCGCTAAGCTGCCGCCCGTTCTCCCGCCTCATTACGAG GGGttgaagcctgtcggaccggcgGTCCGGTTCGAACTGGAGGAAAGGGAGTTGGGGACCGGGTTGGGTCGCCCCGTCTATGGCATGGGGTTCGGAGCCTGTTCCCGGCCGGGGGTGACCCGGCCTGGCCCGACGCAGGCAGCTCAGGCGCAGGCATGTGGACCGGAAACG GTGGAGGCATTTGGTCGGGCTCCGCAGAGGCCACTGCGGCCGATCCAGAGCCGGCTCGGCACTGTTCGACCGGGTGGTCAAGGGAGAGAAAGCGGAGGAGGGACCGGTGTGTTCCTCCCGCGGGTGATCAACAACAACGAAGCGAGGAAGAAGCATCACA ACGCGACGGGAGGAGAGCAACAGAAGCAGCAGCCAACGAGAAGCACGGCGATGTGGAAGCTGGAGAGGCCATTTCAGCCGACCTCCGAGATGCGCCTTCCCCAGGAATGGACTTACTGA
- the LOC103976160 gene encoding transcription factor TGA2.3 isoform X1, producing MENQSAGETGLSHSGPSSRPMTHGVNGITPSATNFFDQEGAAYFGGLEEALMHGVAGIRSDEERKSLFASRPPTLEIFPSWPMRFQQIPKPEESADSGSVQNTISQLDSESPVSRKASSEQSEEQQQGTMAGDGAPNQQLRTQEKRNVVGGSSSEKDGKVLDAKTLRRLAQNREAARKSRLRKKAYIQQLESSRIKLTQLEQDLQRARAQGLFLGGGSVGDTISSVFDMEYSRWLEENYKKMMELRGGLQAHRQDGDLRVTVDECLALYDELFQLKATAARSDVFHVLTGLWTTPAERCFLWMGGFRPSELLKIVLPQLDPLTEQQVAGICSLQQSCQQAEEALSQGLEQFLRSLADTVTGDSLVDSSSTGNYMSQMAIALGKLANLEGFLRQADNLRQQTLHQMHRILTIRQAARCFLAIGEYHSRLRALSSLWASRPRENSINESAMPLTADLQIVHQPLQSHFPAF from the exons ATGGAAAATCAAAGCGCTGGTGAAACTGGTCTTTCGCACTCTGGACCTTCAAGTCGACCTATGACACATGGAGTTAATGGAATCACACCTTCTGCCACAAATTTCTT TGACCAAGAAGGAGCTGCTTACTTTGGGGGGTTGGAAGAGGCTCTCATGCATGGAGTTGCTGGAATTAGGAGCGACGAAGAAAGGAAGT CCCTTTTCGCAAGCAGACCCCCAACACTTGAGATCTTCCCATCATGGCCAATGAGATTTCAACAAATTCCCAAG CCAGAGGAGAGCGCCGATTCAGGATCTGTACAGAACACAATTTCCCAGCTGGACTCAGAGTCCCCGGTGAGCAGAAAAGCTTCATCAGAACAGTCAGAAGAGCAGCAGCAAGGAACAATGGCAGGTGATGGGGCACCAAACCAACAGCTCAGAACTCAAGAAAAG AGAAATGTGGTTGGTGGTTCTTCTTCAGAGAAGGATGGGAAAGTACTAGATGCAAAG ACGTTAAGACGCTTGGCTCAGAATAGAGAAGCTGCAAGAAAAAGCCGGCTAAGAAAGAAG GCTTACATACAACAATTAGAGTCCAGCAGAATCAAACTTACTCAGCTGGAGCAAGATCTCCAGAGAGCTCGAGCACAG GGTCTCTTCTTGGGAGGAGGCAGTGTAGGTGATACCATCAGCTCTG TTTTTGACATGGAATACTCCCGATGGTTGGAAGAGAACTATAAGAAGATGATGGAGCTTCGAGGAGGTCTACAAGCGCATCGTCAAGATGGAGATCTCAGGGTCACAGTAGACGAATGCCTCGCCCTCTACGACGAGCTCTTCCAGCTAAAAGCCACAGCAGCCAGATCAGACGTCTTCCACGTTCTCACCGGCTTGTGGACAACACCTGCCGAGCGGTGTTTCCTATGGATGGGCGGATTCAGGCCCTCCGAGCTGCTAAAG ATCGTACTGCCTCAACTGGATCCCTTGACGGAGCAGCAAGTAGCAGGGATATGTAGCCTCCAGCAATCTTGCCAACAGGCGGAGGAGGCGCTCTCGCAGGGCCTCGAGCAATTCCTCCGGTCGCTTGCTGATACTGTGACCGGTGACTCCCTCGTTGACAGCTCCAGTACTGGGAATTACATGAGTCAAATGGCCATTGCATTGGGGAAGCTTGCCAATCTCGAGGGATTCCTCCGACAG GCCGACAATTTAAGACAGCAGACTCTTCACCAGATGCATCGAATTCTAACAATAAGACAAGCAGCAAGGTGTTTCCTAGCCATTGGCGAGTATCACAGCCGCCTCCGTGCTCTCAGCTCTCTTTGGGCTTCTCGACCTAGAGA GAACTCGATCAACGAGAGCGCCATGCCGCTAACCGCGGACCTACAAATAGTTCACCAGCCACTGCAAAGTCATTTTCCGGCCTTCTGA
- the LOC103976160 gene encoding transcription factor TGA2.3 isoform X2 produces the protein MENQSAGETGLSHSGPSSRPMTHGVNGITPSATNFFDQEGAAYFGGLEEALMHGVAGIRSDEERKSLFASRPPTLEIFPSWPMRFQQIPKPEESADSGSVQNTISQLDSESPVSRKASSEQSEEQQQGTMAGDGAPNQQLRTQEKTLRRLAQNREAARKSRLRKKAYIQQLESSRIKLTQLEQDLQRARAQGLFLGGGSVGDTISSVFDMEYSRWLEENYKKMMELRGGLQAHRQDGDLRVTVDECLALYDELFQLKATAARSDVFHVLTGLWTTPAERCFLWMGGFRPSELLKIVLPQLDPLTEQQVAGICSLQQSCQQAEEALSQGLEQFLRSLADTVTGDSLVDSSSTGNYMSQMAIALGKLANLEGFLRQADNLRQQTLHQMHRILTIRQAARCFLAIGEYHSRLRALSSLWASRPRENSINESAMPLTADLQIVHQPLQSHFPAF, from the exons ATGGAAAATCAAAGCGCTGGTGAAACTGGTCTTTCGCACTCTGGACCTTCAAGTCGACCTATGACACATGGAGTTAATGGAATCACACCTTCTGCCACAAATTTCTT TGACCAAGAAGGAGCTGCTTACTTTGGGGGGTTGGAAGAGGCTCTCATGCATGGAGTTGCTGGAATTAGGAGCGACGAAGAAAGGAAGT CCCTTTTCGCAAGCAGACCCCCAACACTTGAGATCTTCCCATCATGGCCAATGAGATTTCAACAAATTCCCAAG CCAGAGGAGAGCGCCGATTCAGGATCTGTACAGAACACAATTTCCCAGCTGGACTCAGAGTCCCCGGTGAGCAGAAAAGCTTCATCAGAACAGTCAGAAGAGCAGCAGCAAGGAACAATGGCAGGTGATGGGGCACCAAACCAACAGCTCAGAACTCAAGAAAAG ACGTTAAGACGCTTGGCTCAGAATAGAGAAGCTGCAAGAAAAAGCCGGCTAAGAAAGAAG GCTTACATACAACAATTAGAGTCCAGCAGAATCAAACTTACTCAGCTGGAGCAAGATCTCCAGAGAGCTCGAGCACAG GGTCTCTTCTTGGGAGGAGGCAGTGTAGGTGATACCATCAGCTCTG TTTTTGACATGGAATACTCCCGATGGTTGGAAGAGAACTATAAGAAGATGATGGAGCTTCGAGGAGGTCTACAAGCGCATCGTCAAGATGGAGATCTCAGGGTCACAGTAGACGAATGCCTCGCCCTCTACGACGAGCTCTTCCAGCTAAAAGCCACAGCAGCCAGATCAGACGTCTTCCACGTTCTCACCGGCTTGTGGACAACACCTGCCGAGCGGTGTTTCCTATGGATGGGCGGATTCAGGCCCTCCGAGCTGCTAAAG ATCGTACTGCCTCAACTGGATCCCTTGACGGAGCAGCAAGTAGCAGGGATATGTAGCCTCCAGCAATCTTGCCAACAGGCGGAGGAGGCGCTCTCGCAGGGCCTCGAGCAATTCCTCCGGTCGCTTGCTGATACTGTGACCGGTGACTCCCTCGTTGACAGCTCCAGTACTGGGAATTACATGAGTCAAATGGCCATTGCATTGGGGAAGCTTGCCAATCTCGAGGGATTCCTCCGACAG GCCGACAATTTAAGACAGCAGACTCTTCACCAGATGCATCGAATTCTAACAATAAGACAAGCAGCAAGGTGTTTCCTAGCCATTGGCGAGTATCACAGCCGCCTCCGTGCTCTCAGCTCTCTTTGGGCTTCTCGACCTAGAGA GAACTCGATCAACGAGAGCGCCATGCCGCTAACCGCGGACCTACAAATAGTTCACCAGCCACTGCAAAGTCATTTTCCGGCCTTCTGA